The Arenicella xantha genome window below encodes:
- the thyA gene encoding thymidylate synthase: MQAYLDLLQDVYDHGVGKDDRTGTGTRSVFGRQLRCDLAEGFPLLTTKKVFLRGIIHELLWFVRGDTNIKYLVDNNVGIWNEWPFQNYLKSKGLDNKLEKHGCDWQYQLEEFIGKIQRDDTFAQQWGELGPVYGKQWRNFSGVDQLDWVINEIKTNPNSRRLIVSAWNPGEIEEMAKAGLPPCHTLFQFYVSHDNKLSCQLYQRSADLFLGVPFNIASYALLTMMVAQVCKLQLGEFVHTFGDVHIYSNHEEQVRTQLSRTPKPLPKMTLNPSVTDLFEFRFEDFELTEYHPDAAIRAPVAV, encoded by the coding sequence ATGCAAGCCTATTTAGATCTCCTGCAAGACGTATACGACCACGGTGTTGGCAAAGATGACCGTACCGGCACCGGTACGCGGAGTGTATTTGGTCGACAATTACGTTGTGATTTAGCCGAAGGCTTCCCACTCCTAACGACCAAAAAAGTGTTCTTACGGGGCATTATTCATGAACTATTGTGGTTTGTGCGCGGCGATACCAATATCAAATATTTGGTCGACAATAACGTCGGCATTTGGAATGAGTGGCCATTTCAAAATTACCTAAAATCTAAAGGGTTAGACAACAAGCTGGAAAAACACGGTTGCGATTGGCAGTACCAGCTTGAGGAATTTATCGGAAAAATCCAGCGCGATGACACCTTCGCTCAACAATGGGGCGAACTCGGGCCAGTTTATGGCAAGCAGTGGCGTAACTTCTCTGGTGTAGATCAACTTGATTGGGTCATCAATGAAATCAAAACTAACCCCAATTCACGTCGCTTAATTGTTTCAGCATGGAACCCTGGCGAAATTGAAGAGATGGCCAAAGCGGGTCTGCCACCGTGTCACACCCTGTTCCAATTCTATGTGTCACACGACAACAAGCTAAGTTGCCAACTATATCAACGCAGCGCCGATTTATTTTTGGGCGTGCCGTTTAATATTGCCAGCTACGCGTTACTCACCATGATGGTCGCCCAAGTATGTAAATTGCAACTCGGCGAGTTTGTACACACCTTTGGCGACGTGCATATATACAGCAATCATGAAGAGCAGGTACGCACACAGCTCAGTCGCACACCTAAACCGTTACCCAAGATGACTCTTAACCCAAGCGTTACGGACTTGTTCGAATTTCGTTTCGAAGATTTTGAGCTCACTGAATACCATCCAGATGCGGCGATTCGCGCCCCCGTAGCGGTCTAA
- the rpiA gene encoding ribose-5-phosphate isomerase RpiA — protein MTPEQAKQLVAEAAIEYLEWDWVIGVGTGSTANLFIDELAKMKANIDGTVASSEASAERLRAHGIKVYELDQVGDLPIYVDGADEATKHLHLIKGGGAALTREKIVAAASAKFVCIADDSKLVDTLGAFPLPIEVIPMAKSYIARQLVKLGGNPVLREGVTTDNGNIIIDVHDLNIANPVELERQINQLAGVVTNGLFAQRGADVLLLGGENGVTKMTL, from the coding sequence ATGACCCCCGAACAAGCCAAACAACTCGTTGCCGAAGCGGCCATTGAATATCTAGAATGGGACTGGGTTATCGGTGTTGGTACCGGCTCTACCGCCAACCTGTTTATCGACGAGCTGGCTAAAATGAAAGCCAATATCGACGGCACTGTAGCAAGTTCCGAAGCCTCCGCTGAGCGCTTACGAGCCCACGGCATCAAAGTCTATGAACTCGATCAAGTCGGCGACTTGCCAATCTACGTAGACGGCGCCGACGAAGCAACTAAGCACCTACATTTAATCAAGGGCGGCGGTGCAGCATTAACCCGTGAGAAAATTGTGGCGGCCGCTAGCGCTAAATTTGTCTGCATTGCAGACGACTCGAAATTAGTCGACACCTTAGGCGCATTCCCACTGCCTATTGAAGTCATTCCAATGGCTAAATCGTATATTGCTCGGCAACTGGTCAAACTCGGCGGCAACCCTGTTTTGCGCGAAGGCGTGACTACCGATAACGGCAATATCATTATCGATGTGCACGACCTCAACATTGCCAACCCAGTCGAATTAGAACGGCAAATTAATCAGCTAGCCGGTGTGGTGACAAACGGTTTATTTGCCCAACGTGGGGCAGACGTTTTGCTACTCGGCGGTGAGAACGGTGTCACCAAAATGACGTTGTAG
- a CDS encoding dihydrofolate reductase, which translates to MQVILIAALGENGEMGHNNELLWHLPGDLPRFKQITMGSPIIMGRKTYDSIGRPLPGRLNIVLTENQQWHADGVSVAASLDAALSLAEAEKTGKAFVIGGGQIYKLFLAYATSMELTEVFDTPVADTYFPFFSNTDFKEIQRIKITDNDPKFDYVTYQRV; encoded by the coding sequence ATGCAAGTAATCTTAATTGCCGCGCTCGGCGAAAATGGCGAGATGGGGCATAACAATGAACTGCTGTGGCATCTACCCGGCGACCTTCCGCGCTTCAAACAAATCACCATGGGTTCGCCAATCATTATGGGCCGCAAAACCTACGACTCAATTGGCCGCCCACTACCTGGTCGATTAAATATTGTGTTAACTGAGAATCAACAATGGCACGCTGATGGCGTATCAGTGGCGGCCTCGTTGGACGCTGCACTCAGCCTCGCAGAAGCAGAGAAAACTGGCAAAGCCTTTGTGATCGGCGGCGGCCAGATCTATAAACTATTCTTAGCATATGCGACCAGCATGGAGCTCACCGAAGTATTTGACACACCGGTGGCCGACACCTATTTCCCATTTTTCTCGAACACTGATTTCAAAGAAATTCAGCGCATCAAGATCACCGACAATGACCCTAAATTTGATTACGTGACCTACCAGAGAGTGTAA
- the purD gene encoding phosphoribosylamine--glycine ligase, giving the protein MKVLIIGSGGREHAFAWKVAQSPQVSQVFVAPGNAGTAREAKVSNVAIGVEDISALIAFAKQEDIGLTIVGPEAPLVLGVVDAFTDAELLCFGPSAGAAQLEGSKAFSKDFLARHGIPTAAYQVFTDAEQACAYIAEQGAPIVVKADGLAAGKGVIVALTVEQAQAAARDMLLDNKFGDAGARVVVEEFMQGEEASFICMVDGDNILPLATSQDHKARDNGDQGPNTGGMGAYSPAPVVTPDMHDTIMQQVIFPTVAGIKQDGYPYTGFLYAGLMITPEGIPKVVEYNCRFGDPETQPIMMRLQSDLVELCLAALDQNLGEIQADWDPRAAVGVVLAAGGYPESYAKGNVISGLDDCDTEHCKTFHAGTSLNNDDVVTSGGRVLCVTALGDSVTQAQQRAYQSVNAINWDGMFYRSDIAYRAIAREASSE; this is encoded by the coding sequence TAAGCAATGTTGCAATTGGCGTAGAAGATATCAGCGCATTAATTGCTTTTGCTAAACAGGAAGACATCGGGCTCACCATTGTCGGGCCAGAAGCACCGCTCGTTTTAGGCGTGGTCGATGCTTTTACCGACGCCGAGCTATTATGTTTTGGGCCGAGTGCGGGCGCAGCGCAATTAGAAGGCTCCAAAGCTTTCAGCAAAGATTTTCTCGCACGTCACGGAATTCCAACGGCGGCTTATCAAGTATTCACCGACGCTGAGCAAGCTTGCGCATACATTGCCGAGCAAGGTGCTCCCATTGTGGTAAAAGCAGATGGTTTAGCCGCTGGCAAGGGAGTCATCGTGGCACTCACAGTTGAGCAAGCGCAAGCCGCTGCTCGCGACATGTTACTCGACAATAAATTCGGTGATGCCGGCGCACGAGTCGTCGTCGAAGAGTTTATGCAAGGCGAAGAAGCCAGCTTTATCTGCATGGTCGACGGCGATAACATTCTGCCGCTAGCCACTTCGCAAGACCACAAAGCACGTGACAACGGCGACCAAGGCCCGAATACCGGCGGCATGGGCGCGTACTCTCCAGCTCCAGTTGTTACGCCAGACATGCACGATACCATTATGCAGCAGGTGATTTTCCCAACTGTCGCCGGCATCAAACAAGATGGCTACCCTTACACCGGTTTTTTGTACGCTGGGCTCATGATTACCCCTGAAGGTATACCCAAGGTAGTCGAATATAATTGCCGCTTTGGTGACCCTGAAACGCAACCCATTATGATGCGCTTGCAATCTGATCTAGTGGAACTTTGCCTCGCTGCGTTAGATCAAAACCTAGGCGAGATTCAGGCTGACTGGGACCCTCGCGCGGCGGTAGGCGTGGTACTCGCTGCTGGCGGTTACCCCGAATCTTACGCCAAAGGTAACGTCATCTCGGGATTAGATGATTGTGACACTGAACACTGCAAAACCTTTCATGCCGGTACTAGCTTGAACAACGACGACGTAGTAACCAGCGGTGGCCGTGTACTATGTGTAACCGCGTTGGGCGACTCAGTAACACAAGCACAACAGCGCGCCTACCAATCGGTAAACGCCATCAATTGGGACGGCATGTTTTATCGCTCCGACATCGCCTATCGAGCCATAGCTCGAGAAGCCAGCTCGGAATAA